Proteins from a single region of Salifodinibacter halophilus:
- a CDS encoding cell division topological specificity factor produces MGLFDFLLAKKQTAAVAKDRLRIIVAHERAGRGGPD; encoded by the coding sequence ATGGGTCTGTTCGACTTCCTGCTGGCCAAGAAGCAAACCGCCGCGGTCGCCAAGGACCGCCTGCGGATCATCGTCGCGCACGAGCGCGCCGGCCGCGGCGGCCCGGAT
- a CDS encoding septum site-determining protein MinD (ATPase; with MinC inhibits cell division by blocking formation of the polar Z ring septums) — translation ESDAAQAYDDAVARLLGDTRPMRFTQVEKKGFFSKIFGG, via the coding sequence CGAATCCGACGCTGCCCAGGCTTACGACGACGCCGTCGCCCGCCTGCTCGGCGACACCCGTCCGATGCGCTTCACCCAAGTGGAAAAGAAGGGCTTCTTCAGCAAGATTTTCGGAGGCTGA